One Owenweeksia hongkongensis DSM 17368 genomic region harbors:
- the rsgA gene encoding ribosome small subunit-dependent GTPase A, with protein sequence MQGTVTKSTGSWYQVKTDTGEIIQCRIVGKLRLRGIKSTNPVAVGDVVEFKMEEGEETAVISDILPRKNYIIRKSVNLAKQTQIIAANLDQAVLIVTLDFPKTYPRFIDRFLVTAEAYSIPAVVVFNKVDLYSDADLDELEFYTLAYEDAGYTVLHSSVPGELGLEELKELLQNKTSLLSGHSGVGKSTLVNTVEPGLDLKTKAISLSHHQGQHTTTFAEMFELSFGGNIIDTPGIRGFGLVDMEKEEIGDYFPEIFRIKGQCKFNNCIHIEEPGCAIKAALEEGELAYTRYDSYVNFVNGTDEDENYRKDIYAN encoded by the coding sequence ATGCAAGGAACAGTAACAAAATCAACAGGAAGTTGGTATCAGGTGAAAACTGATACTGGAGAAATAATCCAATGTAGGATAGTGGGTAAGCTCCGCTTGCGTGGAATTAAAAGCACCAATCCGGTAGCCGTGGGTGATGTGGTGGAGTTTAAGATGGAGGAAGGTGAAGAAACTGCTGTTATTTCGGATATACTTCCGCGCAAGAACTACATCATTCGCAAGAGTGTAAACCTGGCCAAACAAACCCAAATCATTGCAGCCAATCTGGATCAGGCGGTGCTTATAGTGACCCTTGATTTCCCTAAAACTTACCCTCGCTTTATTGATCGATTTTTGGTGACGGCCGAGGCATACAGTATTCCTGCTGTGGTGGTTTTTAATAAGGTAGATTTGTATAGTGATGCCGATCTTGATGAATTGGAGTTTTACACCTTAGCTTATGAGGATGCTGGATACACAGTACTACATTCTTCGGTGCCGGGAGAACTGGGGTTGGAAGAATTAAAAGAATTATTGCAAAATAAAACGAGCCTGCTAAGCGGACACTCAGGAGTAGGGAAATCTACTTTGGTAAACACCGTAGAGCCCGGTTTAGATTTAAAAACAAAAGCGATTTCTTTAAGCCACCATCAGGGGCAACACACCACTACTTTTGCAGAAATGTTTGAGCTTAGCTTTGGAGGGAATATTATTGACACTCCAGGAATCAGAGGTTTTGGATTAGTGGATATGGAGAAGGAGGAGATAGGCGATTATTTTCCGGAAATCTTTAGAATCAAGGGTCAGTGCAAATTCAATAATTGTATTCACATAGAGGAGCCTGGTTGTGCTATAAAAGCAGCACTTGAGGAGGGCGAACTGGCCTACACACGCTATGATAGTTATGTGAATTTTGTGAATGGAACTGATGAAGACGAAAACTATAGAAAAGACATTTATGCGAATTAG
- the der gene encoding ribosome biogenesis GTPase Der has translation MANIVAIVGRPNVGKSTLFNRLTKTRTAIVDSVAGVTRDRIYGKFDWVGRDFSVIDTGGYVRGSDDVFEGEIRKQVEIAIEEANIILFLVDTEQGVTGMDQEVAMLLRKSKKPVILVANKVDNSMRQTQSAEFYSLGLGEIFNISAMNGSGTGELLDEVVKQVPEDVEVEDLDIPKIAIVGRPNAGKSSFINALTGEERNIVTEIAGTTRDSIHTRYNLFGKDFLLVDTAGLRKKTKVHENLEFYSVMRSVRTIENSDVCVLLLDATRGLESQDLSIFSLAEKNKKGIVILVNKWDLVEKETNTAKEYKNKILQRLEPFTDIPIIFVSVLNKQRIFQAVEEAMNVYSRREQRIATSKLNDTMLPIIEGNPPPASKGKYVKIKFVTQLPTRTPSFAFFANLPQYVKEPYKRFIENKLREQFDFTGVPIQVYFRQK, from the coding sequence GTGGCAAATATTGTAGCTATTGTTGGAAGACCGAATGTTGGAAAGTCAACACTGTTTAACAGACTTACTAAAACCCGCACTGCAATTGTAGATTCTGTAGCAGGGGTTACCCGTGATAGGATTTACGGAAAGTTTGATTGGGTTGGTCGTGACTTTTCTGTGATCGATACCGGTGGGTATGTTAGAGGGTCTGATGATGTGTTTGAGGGAGAAATCCGCAAGCAGGTAGAAATTGCTATTGAAGAAGCTAATATCATTTTGTTTTTGGTGGATACCGAGCAGGGTGTTACAGGTATGGATCAGGAAGTGGCTATGCTACTGCGTAAATCCAAAAAGCCTGTGATTTTGGTTGCTAATAAGGTGGATAACTCTATGCGTCAGACGCAAAGTGCGGAGTTTTACAGCTTAGGACTTGGTGAGATTTTCAATATTTCGGCTATGAACGGTAGCGGTACCGGAGAGCTTCTTGATGAGGTGGTAAAGCAGGTGCCGGAGGATGTGGAAGTTGAAGATTTGGACATTCCTAAAATCGCGATTGTAGGTCGCCCAAATGCAGGAAAGTCTTCGTTTATAAACGCCCTTACGGGTGAAGAAAGAAATATTGTTACCGAAATAGCGGGCACCACACGTGATTCTATTCACACACGTTACAATCTATTTGGAAAAGACTTTTTGCTGGTAGATACAGCAGGTCTTCGCAAAAAAACCAAAGTACACGAAAACCTCGAGTTTTACTCAGTGATGCGTTCTGTTCGAACTATCGAAAACTCTGATGTGTGTGTGCTTTTACTTGATGCCACCAGAGGTTTAGAGTCACAGGATCTGTCTATTTTTAGCTTAGCTGAAAAAAACAAAAAAGGTATAGTAATCTTGGTGAATAAGTGGGATTTGGTAGAAAAGGAAACCAATACAGCTAAGGAATATAAAAACAAAATTCTTCAGCGATTGGAGCCATTTACTGATATTCCTATCATCTTCGTTTCAGTGCTCAACAAACAGCGTATTTTTCAAGCGGTAGAGGAAGCAATGAACGTTTACAGTCGCAGAGAACAGCGCATTGCTACCAGCAAGCTAAACGATACTATGCTGCCTATTATTGAAGGTAATCCACCGCCTGCGAGTAAAGGAAAGTATGTGAAGATTAAGTTTGTTACACAACTACCTACCCGGACTCCATCATTTGCATTTTTCGCCAACTTACCACAGTATGTGAAAGAGCCTTACAAACGATTTATAGAAAATAAACTGCGTGAGCAATTCGATTTTACTGGAGTTCCGATTCAGGTTTACTTCAGGCAGAAATAA
- a CDS encoding phytanoyl-CoA dioxygenase family protein, whose translation MATHNVPWVESLYFEEILKTKQLSVEEVEMARFYNKNGYLILRNCIEHKLIDETRKELQEDEDLFSYKNPRAVQLWKKKEGVKKIATHPKVLKTLEMLYGREVIPFQTLNFKYGSRQKPHSDSIHFHSLPERFMCGVWVALEDISPQSGPVTYYPGSHKLPAFDYQDISPEFRPASSLPGSFYYDQYEPFIQKAMDIHGFSPEKLIIKKGDLLIWSANIVHGGTVIENPDLTRWSQVNHYYFKDCLYYTPQNSNRVSGEYFLREITNIKTNRSTWGNYNGQIVRRKKGGYYKFLISPEASYDFKDVKALFAKAIHKIFK comes from the coding sequence ATGGCAACACACAACGTACCCTGGGTAGAGTCCCTTTATTTTGAAGAAATCCTTAAAACCAAACAACTCTCTGTGGAGGAAGTGGAAATGGCGCGGTTCTATAACAAGAATGGGTACCTGATTTTAAGAAATTGCATAGAGCATAAACTCATTGATGAAACACGCAAAGAACTTCAGGAGGATGAGGATTTGTTTAGCTATAAAAACCCTAGAGCTGTGCAGCTTTGGAAAAAAAAGGAAGGGGTAAAGAAAATTGCGACTCACCCTAAAGTTTTAAAAACATTAGAAATGCTTTACGGAAGGGAGGTAATTCCCTTTCAAACCTTAAATTTCAAATACGGAAGTCGCCAAAAGCCTCATTCCGATAGCATCCATTTTCACTCGCTCCCTGAAAGATTCATGTGTGGTGTTTGGGTAGCTCTGGAGGACATCAGTCCTCAAAGTGGCCCTGTAACATATTACCCCGGATCACATAAATTACCGGCATTTGACTATCAAGACATCTCCCCCGAATTCAGACCTGCATCAAGCTTACCTGGGTCATTTTACTATGATCAATACGAGCCATTTATTCAAAAGGCGATGGATATCCATGGGTTTTCACCAGAAAAATTAATCATCAAAAAGGGGGATTTATTAATCTGGTCAGCAAATATTGTCCATGGTGGAACGGTCATCGAAAACCCTGACCTTACTAGGTGGTCACAAGTAAATCATTACTACTTTAAAGATTGTTTGTATTATACCCCCCAAAACTCTAACCGAGTAAGCGGTGAGTATTTTTTGAGGGAAATAACTAACATTAAAACGAACAGATCAACCTGGGGCAACTACAATGGCCAAATAGTAAGACGCAAAAAAGGCGGCTACTATAAGTTTCTTATTTCTCCAGAAGCATCCTATGATTTTAAAGATGTAAAAGCGCTTTTTGCCAAGGCTATTCATAAGATTTTTAAGTAA
- a CDS encoding sulfotransferase domain-containing protein — protein MAKIKKFDEEPALFAGYIKSGNTWLRFLIFNYFNIKACNATETLTYQELNKIQHESLGDPIEPSGPQPGFPYLARTHRHYSSVFDRFTKGIHIYRNPLDTLVSAYHFNKNQPESKQNSFVNVNHFVKNNLIYWELHTRSYLNQGHLLHVRYEDSQKDPIGELKKVIEYLGYTFEPKIAVKSIELSSFKSIKEMGREKNQKYGNGGPQYGAEFTRKGIIGSFHQELERSTIRFGFKTMNAFGYKSLLK, from the coding sequence TTGGCAAAAATTAAAAAGTTTGACGAAGAGCCCGCACTATTCGCTGGCTACATTAAAAGTGGAAATACGTGGCTACGCTTTTTGATTTTTAATTACTTCAACATCAAAGCGTGCAATGCTACCGAAACCCTTACGTATCAAGAGTTAAATAAAATTCAACATGAATCACTAGGTGATCCCATCGAGCCCTCGGGACCTCAACCAGGTTTTCCTTACTTAGCGAGAACACACCGTCATTATAGCTCAGTATTTGATCGATTTACTAAAGGGATTCATATTTACCGGAATCCACTAGACACTTTGGTTTCGGCCTATCATTTTAACAAGAACCAACCTGAATCAAAACAAAACTCCTTCGTTAATGTAAATCACTTTGTAAAAAACAACCTTATATACTGGGAACTTCACACAAGGAGTTACCTCAACCAAGGCCACCTTTTACACGTTAGATATGAAGATTCGCAGAAAGACCCTATAGGTGAACTTAAAAAGGTAATAGAATACCTCGGGTATACCTTTGAGCCTAAAATTGCTGTTAAGAGTATCGAGCTTTCCAGTTTTAAGAGCATAAAAGAAATGGGGCGCGAAAAAAATCAGAAATATGGAAATGGAGGCCCTCAGTATGGTGCAGAGTTTACACGTAAGGGAATAATTGGAAGTTTCCACCAAGAACTTGAGCGCAGCACTATTCGATTTGGATTTAAAACAATGAATGCTTTTGGCTACAAATCGTTGCTTAAGTAA
- a CDS encoding response regulator: MIRLLLADDHAVVRKGLQLFIGYEDNLKLVAEASNGEELLEIIRDNEADVLLLDLDMPKMNGITAIRKIKEIAPDLKIIVLTMHPEDIYGKTALQMGASGYLIKDEEPKKLINAINKVYAGEQIFSEDLMSNKKKNKPIKLSQREIEVLKLLSSGHSNKDIAEELEISDKTVSTYKLRLLNKIGGKSVVDLINFSNNYPEVMGGRK; the protein is encoded by the coding sequence ATGATAAGACTTTTACTCGCAGATGATCATGCAGTTGTTCGAAAAGGTTTACAGCTGTTTATAGGTTATGAGGATAACCTAAAACTTGTTGCTGAAGCTTCTAATGGTGAAGAGCTATTAGAAATAATAAGAGACAATGAAGCGGATGTACTTCTTTTGGATTTGGATATGCCAAAAATGAATGGGATTACAGCTATTCGCAAGATCAAAGAAATAGCACCAGATCTTAAAATTATAGTTCTCACCATGCACCCTGAAGATATTTATGGTAAAACAGCTCTTCAGATGGGAGCTAGTGGGTATCTTATAAAAGATGAAGAGCCTAAAAAACTTATTAATGCCATAAATAAGGTCTACGCTGGAGAGCAAATCTTTAGTGAGGACTTGATGAGTAATAAAAAGAAGAATAAACCTATCAAGCTTAGCCAGCGTGAAATTGAAGTTTTGAAACTTTTGAGCAGTGGTCATTCTAATAAAGATATTGCTGAAGAGCTTGAGATAAGTGATAAAACGGTGAGCACGTATAAATTGCGATTGCTCAATAAAATTGGAGGTAAATCAGTAGTCGATTTGATTAATTTCTCCAACAACTACCCTGAAGTAATGGGTGGGAGAAAGTAA
- the gldB gene encoding gliding motility lipoprotein GldB yields MNKLIKPLFIFISLFVFASCNEETEIDLSQISKEARFIRFDSAFFNSDTSNIPTEIERLSALYPEFYAAGKNPVFWKSQRNDEQQLELYAGTKKVFKDFSSLNENLNFSMKHFYYYFPQVPEVKFYSYISNLDLEYPVLYTPEQNICFAGIDLYLGPDKPYYQHLPAYQAYFRQPAFLVRDCIDAVSKPHIARKLDAATLLDDMIYYGKQLYFLEKMLPQKDETIIVQYTPEHLDFCKKNERTIWAYFVENKHLFDTSQDLKRRFVELAPFSKFRMKFDAETPGMIGRWVGWQIVRAYMAENPSATLPQLGQETDSRKILKLSGYRP; encoded by the coding sequence ATGAACAAATTGATCAAGCCTCTATTCATATTTATCAGCCTTTTCGTTTTTGCTTCATGCAATGAAGAAACCGAAATAGATTTGTCGCAAATATCTAAAGAAGCGCGGTTTATTCGCTTCGACTCAGCTTTTTTTAATAGTGACACTTCAAATATTCCTACGGAGATAGAAAGACTATCCGCACTTTACCCAGAGTTTTACGCTGCCGGTAAGAATCCGGTTTTCTGGAAAAGTCAGCGCAATGACGAGCAACAGCTTGAACTGTACGCTGGAACAAAAAAGGTTTTCAAAGACTTTTCATCGCTGAATGAAAACCTCAACTTTTCGATGAAGCACTTTTATTATTATTTCCCTCAAGTGCCCGAAGTGAAGTTTTACAGCTATATTTCTAATCTTGACCTTGAATACCCAGTCTTATACACACCTGAACAAAATATTTGCTTTGCAGGAATCGACCTTTATCTTGGCCCTGACAAACCTTACTATCAACATCTACCTGCTTACCAAGCCTATTTTCGCCAACCGGCTTTTCTAGTTCGAGACTGCATTGATGCCGTAAGCAAACCACACATTGCTCGCAAACTAGATGCCGCAACTCTACTTGATGATATGATTTATTACGGCAAGCAATTGTACTTTTTAGAAAAGATGCTTCCGCAAAAAGATGAAACTATAATTGTGCAATACACACCAGAGCATCTTGATTTTTGCAAAAAGAACGAACGCACCATCTGGGCCTATTTTGTAGAAAACAAGCACCTTTTTGACACTAGTCAGGATTTGAAAAGACGCTTTGTTGAGCTAGCTCCTTTTTCTAAATTCAGAATGAAATTTGACGCTGAAACCCCTGGTATGATAGGCCGCTGGGTTGGCTGGCAAATTGTAAGAGCCTACATGGCCGAAAATCCAAGTGCAACTTTGCCACAATTAGGGCAGGAAACAGATTCAAGAAAAATATTGAAACTTAGTGGATATAGACCTTAG
- a CDS encoding porin family protein, with protein sequence MKNLNAKVIILLVITSFGLKAQETTPVAATTPLRFGLHASPNISYIQSNDPDAESSSKVKFAFGLMVEYNFAPNYSFSTGVDYIFRGGELTLPVEVSENPSVFINRTGTYQAGMVQIPLYLKMRTKEFGYMRYFAEFGGRLGFPVDQLTEFEDSSPGFEVQGDALEKNYINPIDVMFSIGLGGEYNLGGNTSLVAGLYYNRSLADNVKTSGGTLGTEKKYGYRFDYINLKVGILF encoded by the coding sequence ATGAAAAACCTGAACGCAAAAGTCATTATTTTATTAGTAATAACCAGCTTTGGACTGAAAGCTCAAGAAACAACTCCAGTGGCTGCTACAACTCCTCTTCGGTTTGGACTTCACGCTTCTCCCAATATTAGTTACATTCAGAGCAATGATCCCGATGCAGAATCATCATCAAAAGTGAAGTTTGCTTTTGGCTTAATGGTGGAGTACAATTTTGCTCCAAACTACTCCTTTTCTACCGGTGTAGATTACATTTTTAGAGGTGGAGAGTTAACCCTTCCAGTTGAAGTTTCAGAAAATCCGAGTGTATTTATAAATAGAACAGGAACTTATCAAGCAGGGATGGTCCAAATTCCTTTATACCTAAAAATGCGAACCAAGGAGTTTGGGTACATGCGTTATTTTGCGGAGTTTGGTGGTAGGCTTGGTTTTCCTGTAGATCAGCTTACAGAGTTTGAGGACTCATCTCCAGGGTTTGAAGTTCAAGGTGATGCACTTGAAAAAAATTACATTAACCCTATTGATGTTATGTTTTCAATAGGTTTAGGTGGTGAATATAATTTGGGTGGAAATACGAGCTTGGTGGCAGGTTTGTATTATAATAGAAGTTTGGCCGATAATGTTAAAACAAGTGGTGGAACATTGGGCACCGAAAAAAAATATGGCTACCGCTTCGATTATATAAACTTGAAAGTGGGGATTTTATTCTAA
- the gldA gene encoding gliding motility-associated ABC transporter ATP-binding subunit GldA yields MSIEVQNITKKYGEQRALNDVSFSLKSGEIVGFLGPNGAGKSTMMKILTCYIPQTEGIAKVCGLDVTEDSIEIRKKVGYLPEHNPLYLDMYVKEYLAFMAGIHKTSKTAIPDIIEKVGLTKESHKKLGQLSKGYRQRAGLAAALLHDPEVLILDEPTTGLDPNQLAEIRGLIKEVGASKTVMLSTHIMQEVEILCDRVIIINNGEIVADRPTSDLKNVQGAKTFLVEFDKEFSKSELKKIAGVKDVKHISDNKWEFFALPGQDIRTDVFNFAVSKKAAVLGIQQQEQKLEQVFQELTEKKG; encoded by the coding sequence ATGTCGATAGAAGTACAAAATATCACCAAAAAATACGGAGAGCAACGTGCTCTTAACGATGTTAGTTTTTCTCTAAAGAGTGGGGAGATTGTAGGTTTCCTGGGACCCAATGGTGCCGGAAAATCTACCATGATGAAAATACTTACGTGCTACATTCCACAAACAGAAGGCATAGCCAAAGTATGTGGCCTGGACGTAACCGAAGATAGTATTGAAATCAGAAAAAAAGTAGGCTACCTACCCGAGCACAACCCTCTTTACCTGGATATGTACGTGAAGGAATATTTAGCATTTATGGCCGGAATTCACAAAACTTCTAAAACAGCTATTCCAGACATAATTGAAAAAGTAGGTCTTACAAAAGAGAGCCACAAAAAGCTTGGCCAGCTTTCTAAAGGTTACCGCCAGCGCGCTGGTCTTGCAGCAGCACTTCTTCACGATCCAGAAGTTTTGATTTTGGATGAACCAACTACCGGCCTAGATCCAAATCAACTTGCTGAAATCCGTGGGTTAATTAAAGAAGTAGGAGCTTCTAAAACCGTGATGCTTTCTACACACATTATGCAGGAGGTAGAAATACTTTGTGATAGGGTGATCATTATCAACAACGGAGAGATTGTGGCCGACCGTCCAACTTCTGATTTGAAGAATGTACAAGGTGCCAAAACATTCCTTGTGGAGTTTGACAAAGAGTTTAGCAAGTCGGAATTAAAGAAAATTGCTGGCGTAAAAGATGTAAAACACATCAGCGATAATAAATGGGAGTTCTTTGCCCTCCCAGGTCAGGATATTAGAACTGATGTTTTCAACTTTGCGGTAAGCAAAAAAGCCGCTGTCCTAGGAATACAACAGCAAGAACAAAAGTTAGAACAGGTATTTCAGGAACTTACAGAAAAAAAGGGCTAA
- the nadE gene encoding NAD(+) synthase produces MDVQKVEAHIVGWLKDYIQKSGTKGFVVGVSGGIDSAITSALVARTGFPVLCVEMPIHQSPEQVNRAISHIKDLEEKYFNVSFQSVNLTGVFDNFIKAMPVVNDSEQRNLSLVNSRARLRMTTLYYFAGLYSYLVAGTGNKVEDFGVGFYTKYGDGGVDLSPIADLTKTEVYKLARHLGVRSDILQAPPTDGLWGDDRTDEDQIGASYPELEWAMEKYTEGKVVGDFEGRKLEVFQIYSNLHRANQHKMLPIPVCIIPPDYKN; encoded by the coding sequence ATGGACGTTCAAAAGGTTGAAGCTCATATCGTGGGCTGGTTGAAAGACTATATTCAAAAGTCTGGAACAAAAGGTTTTGTAGTTGGGGTTTCTGGAGGAATTGACTCGGCAATTACTTCAGCATTGGTCGCTCGTACTGGGTTTCCTGTTTTATGTGTAGAAATGCCAATTCATCAAAGTCCGGAACAGGTAAATCGTGCAATTAGTCACATAAAGGATTTGGAAGAAAAATATTTCAATGTATCTTTTCAAAGTGTAAACCTTACGGGAGTTTTTGATAATTTTATAAAGGCCATGCCTGTGGTTAATGATTCCGAGCAGCGCAATCTTTCTTTGGTAAACTCACGCGCCAGGTTGCGCATGACTACCTTGTATTATTTTGCCGGTTTATATAGTTATCTCGTAGCAGGTACAGGGAATAAGGTTGAAGATTTTGGTGTAGGTTTTTATACCAAATATGGAGATGGTGGTGTGGATTTAAGTCCTATAGCAGATCTTACTAAGACCGAGGTTTATAAGTTAGCCAGACATCTTGGTGTGCGTAGTGATATTTTGCAAGCCCCGCCAACAGATGGTCTTTGGGGAGATGACAGAACCGATGAAGATCAGATTGGGGCATCCTACCCGGAATTGGAATGGGCAATGGAAAAGTATACTGAAGGAAAAGTGGTGGGTGATTTTGAAGGGCGGAAGCTTGAGGTTTTCCAAATTTATTCTAATTTACACCGGGCAAATCAACACAAAATGCTGCCTATTCCGGTATGTATTATTCCACCGGATTATAAAAATTAA